A single Sphingopyxis chilensis DNA region contains:
- a CDS encoding cbb3-type cytochrome c oxidase subunit I yields the protein MRSETGFDPALYDRFPTRGRRPEGEEEELRRIWCKPRGWEYLTVVNNNYVGIYYLGTAFLFFLMAGLLALLMRAQLAAPMLEILPQGTYNQVFTMHGTVMMFLFAVPAVEAAGVLLLPQMLAARDLPFPRLSAYAFWAYAVGGLCFFASIFVGLAPDGGWFMYPPLTSKAFSPGINTDFWLLGIGFIEISAIAGAIEIIVGVLRTRAPGMSLDKMPIFAWAMLVFAVMIVIAFPSIILGTLLLEIERAFNWPFFDATRGGDPMLWQHLFWFFGHPEVYIIFLPAAGMMSMIVAAVAREALVGYRLIVLAMLATGFISFGVWAHHMFTTGMPPMTTGFFSAASMAVSVPAGLQVFSWIATLAIGRRNFNAPGLFVLGSIIIFVTGGLTGVMVAMVPFDWQAHDSYFVVAHLHYVLIGGMVFPLFAAFYYWIPMVSRRALSERLAKWVFGLMFAGMNIAFLPMHLAGLQGMPRRVYTYLPGQGLELPNLISTIGAVILALGVLLFLIDLARNFRLAPAAGNAGNVYDGGTLEWLPSELYSTRSIPVVRSREPLRDDPKLAADVAAGRYFLPGSATGRRETIVTSPLLAEPQYLQIMPGPSAWPFAAAIFTAGFFLALTVQAYMFGWVSALLAVISVLRWLWETDRPVEPPEVDIGAGIMVPTYVTGPASHGWWAMVILLAVMAMIFIMALFSLAFLWSNQPGFWMPPPAMGAAAPVVLLYGAALSAALAARPMLRRGTLEASCLLLLAAGAGGAALWRDWADWSAAGLRPQGSGQGATVFALQALQATALVAGLMMAGYCAARAARGLLTTPRSNTVDLAMLFLAYGAVQGLVGALFGRAIGMA from the coding sequence ATGAGATCCGAGACCGGGTTCGATCCCGCGCTCTACGATCGCTTTCCGACCAGGGGCCGCCGCCCGGAGGGCGAGGAAGAGGAACTGCGGCGGATCTGGTGCAAACCCAGGGGCTGGGAATATCTGACCGTCGTCAACAATAATTATGTCGGCATCTATTATCTCGGCACCGCCTTCCTCTTCTTTCTGATGGCGGGGCTGCTCGCGCTCCTGATGCGCGCGCAGCTCGCGGCGCCGATGCTCGAAATCCTCCCGCAGGGGACTTACAATCAGGTCTTCACCATGCACGGCACGGTGATGATGTTCCTCTTCGCGGTGCCCGCGGTCGAGGCGGCGGGGGTGCTGCTCCTGCCGCAGATGCTCGCGGCGCGCGACCTGCCGTTCCCGCGCCTCTCGGCCTATGCCTTCTGGGCCTATGCGGTGGGCGGCCTGTGCTTCTTCGCCTCGATCTTCGTCGGGCTCGCCCCCGACGGCGGCTGGTTCATGTATCCGCCGCTGACCTCGAAGGCCTTCTCGCCTGGGATCAACACCGATTTCTGGCTGCTCGGCATCGGATTCATCGAGATCAGCGCGATCGCGGGCGCGATCGAGATCATCGTCGGCGTCCTGCGCACGCGCGCGCCGGGGATGAGCCTCGACAAGATGCCGATCTTCGCCTGGGCGATGCTCGTCTTCGCGGTGATGATCGTCATCGCTTTCCCGAGCATCATTCTGGGCACGTTGCTGCTCGAGATCGAGCGGGCGTTCAACTGGCCCTTCTTCGATGCGACGCGCGGGGGCGATCCGATGCTCTGGCAGCATCTCTTCTGGTTCTTCGGCCACCCCGAGGTCTACATCATCTTCCTTCCCGCTGCCGGCATGATGAGCATGATCGTCGCCGCGGTCGCGCGCGAGGCGCTCGTCGGCTACCGGCTGATCGTGCTCGCGATGCTCGCCACCGGCTTCATCAGCTTCGGCGTCTGGGCGCACCATATGTTCACCACCGGCATGCCGCCGATGACGACCGGCTTCTTTTCGGCCGCCTCGATGGCGGTGAGCGTTCCCGCCGGCCTGCAGGTCTTCTCCTGGATCGCGACGCTCGCGATCGGAAGGCGCAATTTCAACGCGCCCGGCCTCTTCGTGCTCGGCAGCATCATCATCTTCGTCACCGGCGGGCTCACCGGGGTGATGGTCGCCATGGTGCCGTTCGACTGGCAGGCGCACGACAGCTATTTCGTCGTCGCGCACCTCCATTATGTGCTGATCGGCGGGATGGTCTTCCCGCTCTTTGCCGCCTTCTATTACTGGATCCCGATGGTGAGTCGCCGCGCGCTCTCCGAACGGCTCGCCAAATGGGTGTTCGGCCTGATGTTCGCGGGGATGAATATCGCCTTCCTGCCGATGCATCTCGCCGGGCTCCAGGGCATGCCGCGGCGCGTCTATACCTATTTGCCCGGGCAGGGGCTCGAGCTCCCGAACCTGATCTCGACGATCGGCGCCGTCATCCTGGCCCTCGGCGTGCTTCTGTTCCTCATCGATCTCGCGCGCAACTTCCGGCTCGCGCCAGCGGCGGGCAACGCCGGCAACGTCTATGACGGCGGCACGCTCGAATGGCTGCCGAGCGAATTATATTCGACGCGCTCGATCCCGGTCGTGCGCAGCCGCGAGCCCTTGCGCGACGACCCGAAGCTCGCCGCGGACGTCGCCGCGGGGCGCTATTTCCTTCCCGGCTCGGCGACGGGGCGCCGCGAGACGATCGTGACCAGTCCGCTGCTCGCCGAACCCCAATATCTGCAGATCATGCCGGGGCCCTCGGCCTGGCCCTTCGCCGCCGCCATCTTCACCGCGGGCTTCTTTCTCGCGCTCACCGTGCAGGCCTATATGTTCGGATGGGTCAGCGCGCTGCTGGCGGTGATATCGGTGCTGCGCTGGCTCTGGGAGACCGATCGCCCGGTCGAGCCGCCTGAGGTCGATATCGGCGCGGGCATCATGGTTCCGACCTATGTCACGGGTCCGGCGAGCCACGGTTGGTGGGCGATGGTCATCCTGCTCGCCGTGATGGCGATGATTTTCATCATGGCGCTCTTCAGCCTCGCGTTCCTCTGGTCGAACCAGCCCGGCTTCTGGATGCCCCCACCGGCGATGGGCGCCGCGGCGCCGGTCGTCCTTCTCTACGGCGCCGCGCTGAGTGCCGCGCTCGCGGCGCGGCCCATGTTGCGTCGCGGCACCCTCGAGGCGTCCTGCCTGCTTCTCCTAGCGGCGGGCGCCGGGGGCGCGGCGCTGTGGCGCGACTGGGCGGACTGGAGTGCGGCGGGACTCCGCCCGCAGGGCAGCGGTCAGGGCGCTACCGTCTTCGCGCTGCAGGCGCTCCAGGCCACCGCGCTCGTCGCCGGCCTCATGATGGCGGGCTACTGCGCCGCGCGCGCGGCGCGCGGATTGCTCACGACGCCGCGAAGCAATACGGTCGATCTCGCCATGTTGTTTCTCGCCTACGGCGCCGTTCAGGGCCTTGTCGGCGCATTGTTCGGCCGCGCGATCGGCATGGCGTGA
- a CDS encoding mannose-1-phosphate guanylyltransferase, translating to MNDQIQPVILCGGAGSRLWPQSRGLRAKQFLPLAGTGSLFVQTLARVADERLFGAPLILCGKPHLAMVREQMGTTNSRLLVEPMPRNTAAAIALAVAGADPEALLLVMPSDHVIADVAAFHAAVTGGAALARRDWLVTFGITPDRPETGFGYIASGAPVGTQGFAVDRFVEKPPLADAEAMLAAGGYSWNAGIFLFRAGRMRDAMLTHCRAIFKAADKAVAAGKHDGDALHADAIEFAKAPSNSIDYAVMEKDDRVAVVPVAMGWSDLGSWHAVHSLAEADGAGNVVDDNVFLHDCRGNLVRSDGKRVALIGMENVAVIVDGDDILVMPLARSQDVRIAAQAREPPVD from the coding sequence ATGAACGATCAAATCCAGCCGGTCATTCTGTGCGGCGGCGCCGGGTCGCGGCTCTGGCCCCAGTCACGCGGCCTGCGCGCCAAGCAATTTCTCCCGCTCGCCGGCACCGGCAGCCTCTTCGTCCAGACGCTCGCGCGCGTCGCGGACGAACGCCTGTTCGGCGCGCCCCTCATCCTGTGCGGCAAGCCGCATCTGGCGATGGTGCGCGAGCAGATGGGCACCACCAATAGTCGGCTCCTGGTCGAGCCGATGCCGCGCAATACCGCCGCCGCGATCGCGCTAGCGGTCGCGGGCGCCGATCCCGAGGCACTGCTTCTGGTCATGCCGAGCGACCATGTGATCGCCGATGTCGCGGCATTTCATGCCGCCGTCACCGGGGGCGCCGCTCTCGCGCGCCGGGACTGGCTCGTCACCTTCGGCATCACCCCCGACCGCCCCGAAACCGGCTTCGGCTATATCGCCAGCGGCGCGCCCGTCGGAACGCAAGGGTTCGCGGTCGACCGCTTCGTCGAAAAACCCCCGCTCGCCGATGCCGAGGCGATGCTCGCGGCGGGCGGATATAGCTGGAACGCGGGCATCTTCCTGTTTCGCGCCGGGCGAATGCGCGACGCGATGCTGACGCATTGCCGCGCGATCTTCAAGGCCGCCGACAAGGCCGTCGCGGCGGGCAAGCACGATGGCGACGCGCTTCACGCCGACGCAATCGAATTCGCCAAGGCGCCTTCGAATTCGATCGATTATGCGGTGATGGAAAAGGACGACCGGGTCGCGGTCGTGCCCGTCGCCATGGGCTGGTCCGACCTCGGCAGCTGGCACGCCGTGCACAGTCTTGCCGAGGCCGACGGCGCCGGGAATGTCGTCGATGACAATGTGTTCCTGCACGACTGCCGCGGCAACCTCGTGCGTTCGGACGGCAAGCGCGTGGCGCTGATCGGCATGGAGAATGTGGCGGTGATCGTCGACGGCGACGATATCCTCGTCATGCCGCTCGCGCGGTCGCAGGACGTGCGCATCGCGGCGCAGGCGCGCGAACCGCCCGTCGATTGA
- a CDS encoding BON domain-containing protein — protein MDRYDARTPPWEYPDSADHDDRPASARGPYRGRVAPGGPNWDGDRYSQARGRSVRGGPGYPARGVGREPERYFGDSNAGRGRDGRSASFWPSELGYPPSPGYAPYGGRVPVAHDGDERGFFERAGDEVLSWFGDRDARRRREVDHRGRGPKNYTRPDERIREDANDRLTEDVWIDASEVEITVADGEVTLNGTVEDRRAKRRAEDCVEAVAGVKHVQNNLRYHSGVESPRIAD, from the coding sequence ATGGACAGATATGACGCGAGGACGCCGCCATGGGAGTATCCGGACAGCGCCGATCACGACGACCGGCCGGCCTCCGCCCGGGGTCCGTACCGCGGCCGCGTCGCGCCCGGAGGCCCGAACTGGGACGGCGATCGCTATTCGCAGGCTCGCGGCCGCAGCGTTCGGGGCGGGCCCGGCTATCCCGCTCGCGGCGTCGGACGCGAGCCCGAGAGATATTTCGGCGACAGCAATGCGGGGCGCGGTCGCGATGGCCGGTCAGCTTCCTTCTGGCCGAGCGAGCTGGGTTATCCGCCATCGCCCGGCTACGCGCCTTACGGCGGCCGCGTCCCGGTCGCCCATGACGGCGATGAACGCGGATTTTTCGAAAGGGCGGGGGACGAAGTCCTTTCCTGGTTCGGCGACCGCGATGCCCGACGCCGCCGCGAGGTCGATCATCGCGGGCGGGGCCCCAAAAATTACACCCGACCGGACGAGCGCATCCGCGAAGACGCCAACGACCGGCTGACCGAGGATGTGTGGATCGACGCGTCCGAGGTCGAAATCACCGTGGCCGACGGCGAAGTGACGCTGAACGGGACGGTCGAGGATCGCCGCGCCAAGCGCCGCGCCGAAGACTGCGTCGAAGCCGTCGCGGGGGTGAAGCATGTGCAGAATAATCTGCGCTATCATTCGGGGGTCGAGAGCCCGCGGATCGCCGACTGA
- a CDS encoding DUF4142 domain-containing protein, which produces MKSFLMLGAPALLLAACGDSGERDAPPADTAATDTAAVPADAAPPAAAPAAPTDAPTYVAKAGGGDLFEIESSKALLAKSDNAEVKKFAQMMIDQHGQSTAKIKAAATAARVEVPAPQLDPDQQRMLDEIKQADAAAVDTAYLRHQRTAHDAALALHKGYAERGDTDSLKKAASEIVPVIETHRSNLDKLGAQT; this is translated from the coding sequence ATGAAAAGTTTTCTGATGCTCGGCGCACCCGCCCTTCTGCTCGCCGCCTGCGGCGACAGCGGCGAGCGCGATGCGCCTCCCGCCGACACCGCCGCGACCGACACGGCGGCCGTCCCCGCCGATGCCGCCCCGCCCGCCGCGGCGCCGGCCGCCCCCACCGACGCGCCGACCTACGTCGCCAAGGCCGGCGGCGGCGACCTGTTCGAGATCGAATCGTCGAAAGCGTTGCTCGCCAAGTCGGACAATGCCGAGGTGAAGAAATTCGCGCAGATGATGATCGACCAGCATGGCCAGTCGACCGCGAAGATCAAGGCGGCGGCGACCGCCGCGCGTGTCGAGGTTCCGGCGCCGCAACTCGATCCGGATCAGCAGCGCATGCTCGACGAGATAAAGCAGGCCGATGCCGCCGCCGTCGACACGGCCTATCTGCGTCACCAGCGCACGGCGCACGATGCGGCGCTTGCGCTCCACAAGGGCTATGCGGAGCGCGGCGACACCGACAGCCTCAAGAAAGCGGCGAGCGAAATCGTTCCCGTCATCGAGACGCATCGCAGCAATCTCGACAAGCTCGGCGCGCAGACATGA
- a CDS encoding alpha-amylase family glycosyl hydrolase, whose product MNGQEASDDSERPWWESAVIYQIYPRSFQDSNDDGIGDLEGIGRRLDYIAGLGVDAIWLSPVFPSPMADFGYDVSDYCGVDPIFGTRDDLDQLIAAAHARGLKLLLDFVPNHSSTAHPWFAESRASRANPKRDWYIWRDGAPGGGPPNNWTSDMGGPAWELDAATGQYYLHSFLKEQADLNWRNPAVRAAMTDVLRFWLDRGVDGFRIDVLWHCIKAEDLPDNPVNPEFVPGMGEKFRVLQRHSTNQPEIHELAAAFRALADGYGERLLVGEICLPVDELMRYYGSAEAPGVHLPFNFQLFEAPWDAGVLSAIIAEYEAALPPRGWPNWVLGSHDAPRLAGRVGDLQARVAAMLLLTLRGTPTLYQGDELGIGRVAIPPDRIRDPQDLRQPGLGLGRDAARTPMAWDESANAGFSGAEPWLPLHGSWQLHNVASEDRDPASMLTLYRRLLALRRRSAALRIGDLRLVASDEDVLQYERRSRQERVLVALNIGSETRRLLLPAGSAIADVLASTHALRTLDGLLAPNEGLVLRLENV is encoded by the coding sequence ATGAACGGGCAAGAGGCTTCGGACGACAGCGAACGGCCCTGGTGGGAAAGTGCGGTAATCTATCAGATCTATCCGCGCTCCTTCCAGGACAGCAACGACGACGGCATCGGCGATCTGGAGGGGATCGGGCGGCGGCTCGACTATATTGCGGGCCTCGGCGTCGATGCGATCTGGCTGTCGCCGGTCTTTCCGTCGCCGATGGCCGATTTCGGATATGACGTCTCCGATTACTGCGGAGTCGATCCGATCTTCGGCACTCGCGACGATCTCGACCAGCTGATTGCCGCGGCACATGCGCGGGGCCTCAAGCTCCTGCTCGACTTCGTGCCCAACCATAGTTCAACCGCGCATCCCTGGTTCGCCGAAAGCCGGGCGTCGCGCGCCAATCCGAAGCGTGACTGGTATATCTGGCGCGACGGCGCCCCGGGCGGCGGGCCGCCGAACAACTGGACGAGCGACATGGGCGGTCCGGCATGGGAGCTTGATGCCGCGACCGGCCAATATTATCTGCACAGCTTTCTCAAGGAGCAGGCCGACCTCAACTGGCGCAATCCGGCGGTCCGCGCGGCGATGACCGACGTGCTGCGCTTCTGGTTAGATCGCGGCGTCGACGGCTTTCGCATCGATGTGCTGTGGCATTGCATCAAGGCCGAGGATTTGCCCGACAATCCGGTCAATCCCGAGTTCGTGCCCGGCATGGGCGAAAAGTTCCGCGTCCTCCAGCGCCACTCGACCAACCAGCCCGAAATCCACGAGCTCGCCGCCGCCTTCCGCGCGCTCGCCGACGGCTATGGCGAGCGGCTGCTTGTCGGCGAGATCTGTCTCCCGGTCGATGAGTTGATGCGCTATTACGGAAGCGCGGAGGCGCCCGGAGTCCATCTTCCCTTCAACTTCCAGCTCTTCGAGGCGCCGTGGGATGCCGGTGTGCTGTCCGCGATCATCGCCGAATATGAAGCGGCTCTGCCGCCGCGAGGCTGGCCGAACTGGGTGCTGGGCAGTCACGACGCGCCGCGCCTCGCGGGCCGGGTCGGCGATCTCCAGGCCCGCGTCGCCGCGATGCTCCTGCTGACGCTGCGCGGCACGCCGACGCTCTATCAGGGGGACGAGCTCGGGATCGGGCGCGTGGCTATTCCGCCCGACCGTATCCGCGACCCGCAGGATCTGCGCCAGCCCGGGCTTGGTCTCGGCCGCGACGCCGCGCGCACGCCCATGGCGTGGGACGAAAGCGCCAACGCCGGCTTCAGCGGCGCCGAGCCCTGGCTGCCGCTCCATGGAAGCTGGCAGCTTCATAACGTCGCGAGCGAGGATCGGGATCCCGCTTCGATGCTCACGCTCTATCGGCGTCTATTGGCCCTGCGGCGTCGCTCCGCCGCACTGCGCATCGGAGATCTTCGGCTCGTGGCTTCCGATGAGGACGTGCTCCAATATGAGCGCCGGAGCCGACAGGAACGCGTCCTGGTCGCCCTCAATATCGGAAGCGAGACGCGCCGCCTGCTGCTTCCCGCGGGCTCGGCGATCGCCGACGTGCTGGCCTCGACGCACGCCCTGCGTACGCTCGATGGCCTCCTCGCTCCCAACGAGGGGCTCGTGCTCCGCCTCGAGAATGTCTGA
- a CDS encoding glycosyltransferase family 4 protein, giving the protein MRIAMLAPIAWRTPPRHYGPWELVTSLLTEALVARGLDVTLFATRDSITAAKLEAVVPAPYSEDTSVDAKVWEYRHLSHLFARASEFDIIHNQADFPAHAFAPLVDTPIVTTIHGFSSERILPMYKAFEERVHFVAISDADRHPDLAYAATIHHGICLDDFPLDPAGSEDLVFFGRIHPDKGAREAIAVARAARRRLHIYGVVQDADYHREHVVPALDGEHVVFHGSVGGTDRARALGGACALLHLISFDEPFGLSVVEAMACGTPAIAMRRGSMAEIVEDGRNGFLVEDQAGAVAAVHRAASLDRSGISASARARFSVERMAADYIALYRRILEAR; this is encoded by the coding sequence ATGCGGATTGCGATGCTCGCGCCGATCGCGTGGCGGACGCCCCCGCGCCACTATGGACCGTGGGAGCTGGTCACGAGCCTGCTGACCGAGGCGCTGGTCGCGCGCGGGCTCGACGTAACGCTGTTCGCCACCCGCGACAGCATTACCGCGGCGAAGCTCGAGGCGGTCGTCCCTGCGCCCTATAGCGAGGATACCTCGGTCGATGCGAAAGTGTGGGAATATCGCCACCTGTCGCACCTGTTCGCGCGCGCGAGCGAATTCGACATCATCCATAATCAGGCCGATTTTCCGGCGCACGCCTTCGCGCCGCTCGTCGACACGCCGATCGTGACGACGATCCACGGCTTCTCGTCCGAGCGGATCCTGCCGATGTACAAAGCATTTGAGGAACGGGTGCATTTCGTTGCGATCAGTGACGCCGACCGCCATCCCGACCTCGCCTATGCGGCGACCATCCACCATGGCATTTGTCTGGACGACTTCCCTCTCGATCCGGCCGGGAGCGAGGATCTCGTATTTTTCGGGCGTATCCACCCCGACAAGGGCGCGCGCGAGGCTATCGCGGTCGCGCGGGCCGCCCGGCGCCGTCTTCATATTTACGGCGTCGTGCAGGACGCCGACTATCATCGCGAACATGTCGTGCCTGCGCTCGATGGAGAGCATGTCGTCTTTCATGGAAGCGTTGGCGGCACCGACCGCGCGCGCGCGCTCGGCGGCGCATGCGCGCTGCTCCATCTCATCAGCTTCGACGAGCCCTTCGGACTGTCGGTCGTCGAAGCGATGGCGTGCGGAACGCCGGCGATCGCGATGCGGCGCGGATCGATGGCGGAAATCGTCGAAGACGGCCGGAACGGATTTCTCGTCGAGGACCAAGCCGGCGCGGTCGCGGCGGTTCATCGCGCGGCGAGCCTCGATCGCAGCGGCATTTCCGCGAGCGCGCGCGCGCGCTTCTCGGTCGAGCGGATGGCCGCGGACTATATCGCGCTCTACCGCCGCATCCTGGAGGCGCGCTGA
- the xth gene encoding exodeoxyribonuclease III: MKIATYNVNGINGRLPVLLRWLDLAKPDIVCLQELKAPQEKFPEAAIHAAGYAAIWHGQSRWNGVALLSRIGEIHETRRGLPGDPDDLQSRFIEAAVGGILVAGLYLPNGNPRPGPKFEYKLRWFERLEAHLATLVDLDAPVVILGDFNVMPTDQDVYKPERWRDDALFAPEVKAAYHRLLGQGWTDAIRHLHPDATIYTFWDYWRRAFERNAGLRIDHLLLNEPAKSRLVAAEVDTRPRGWEKTSDHTPVWIELADAPRRKRR; the protein is encoded by the coding sequence GTGAAGATCGCCACCTATAATGTGAACGGGATCAACGGCCGGCTCCCGGTGCTGCTGCGCTGGCTCGACCTTGCGAAGCCCGACATCGTCTGCCTGCAGGAACTCAAGGCGCCGCAGGAGAAATTTCCCGAAGCCGCGATCCACGCGGCTGGCTATGCGGCGATCTGGCATGGCCAGAGCCGCTGGAACGGCGTCGCGCTGCTCAGCCGGATCGGCGAAATCCACGAGACGCGGCGCGGGCTTCCGGGCGATCCCGACGATCTCCAGAGCCGCTTCATCGAAGCTGCCGTCGGCGGCATCCTCGTCGCGGGACTTTATCTTCCGAACGGCAATCCGAGGCCCGGTCCCAAATTCGAGTATAAGCTGCGCTGGTTCGAGCGTCTCGAGGCGCATCTGGCGACGCTCGTCGATCTCGACGCGCCGGTCGTCATTCTGGGCGACTTCAACGTCATGCCGACCGACCAGGACGTCTACAAACCCGAACGCTGGCGCGACGACGCGCTCTTCGCTCCGGAGGTGAAAGCCGCCTATCACCGTCTGCTGGGCCAAGGCTGGACCGATGCGATCCGGCACCTCCATCCCGACGCGACGATTTACACCTTCTGGGACTATTGGCGGCGCGCGTTCGAACGAAACGCGGGCCTGCGCATCGATCATCTGCTCCTTAACGAACCGGCGAAATCGCGCCTCGTCGCCGCCGAGGTCGATACCCGGCCGCGCGGCTGGGAAAAGACCAGCGACCATACGCCGGTGTGGATCGAGCTTGCCGACGCGCCGAGGCGCAAGCGTCGCTGA
- a CDS encoding DNA ligase-like domain-containing protein, which translates to MATLVDTVGAGSGWLHEMKYDGYRLLLAIGGGAARADARSGLDWSDRFGPLLAEAARLDISSALIDGEAVALGADGRSNFQSMQKCAQSLSRGDRLIRLRPDRAAPVGWREMETIDAPSHFHVGDAATLVKRAGSKALAARDRAAQELPDL; encoded by the coding sequence TTGGCGACGCTCGTCGACACGGTAGGGGCGGGAAGCGGCTGGCTCCACGAGATGAAATATGACGGCTATCGTCTGCTGCTCGCCATCGGCGGCGGCGCGGCGCGCGCGGATGCGCGCTCCGGACTCGACTGGTCTGACCGTTTCGGCCCGCTTCTCGCGGAGGCCGCCCGGCTCGACATTTCGTCGGCCCTGATCGACGGCGAGGCCGTCGCACTCGGTGCGGATGGCCGCTCCAATTTCCAATCGATGCAAAAATGCGCTCAAAGCCTCTCCCGAGGCGATCGACTTATTCGCCTTCGACCTGATCGAGCGGCGCCGGTCGGCTGGAGGGAGATGGAAACCATCGACGCGCCGTCGCACTTTCATGTCGGCGACGCCGCCACCCTGGTGAAGCGCGCCGGCTCGAAGGCGCTCGCCGCCCGGGACCGCGCCGCGCAGGAGCTGCCCGACCTGTGA